One stretch of candidate division WOR-3 bacterium DNA includes these proteins:
- a CDS encoding phenylalanine--tRNA ligase subunit beta has translation MPVVSIATATLKRLIGKSLSKDELVVALQQLGNDVEGTASITAFRCEKCGQTTEVLEQESFNGACEWCGSKTVVDAGVSEVVRISLLPVRPDMFDAAGLARALRGYLGIEIGLPKHQLEPSGLKVKVQPGLESIRPYIVACVVRGLVMDDENVKTVMKMQENLHWALGRNRRRASIGVYDLDAVEPDFEYSAVTPEGVKFVPLFGMPEGMAEATPKEILEKHPKGVGYKHLLEKFDKCPLLSDAGGKVLSMPPIINSEGTRVTQKTRNLFIDVTGPDRHAIEKTIAVIACGLADLGAKVETVQVAYPDGSKDLTPNLQSQKRTIDPKAIERLIGVEVPDMVKVLERMRYGAKPEAGSLVVKIPPYRADIMHENDILEDVAIGYGYHNIAPRLVPSMTVGSHQPIEELSTTARRVMTGLGFLEVITPVLTHVGEHYEMLGRSEPEHYVRLENPISVEQTMCRTQLVTGLLSTLRVNTTREMPQSIFEAGDCFELDSTEETGVRARRKLAAGSAGPRVGYTDAKQALDALARELGRGLRFEPLEGPTFIPGRCARVFVQPGQSAISNLKPEMQWGVLGEVHPAVLESFGITQPTVLFEVELSVLL, from the coding sequence GTGCCGGTAGTCAGCATCGCGACGGCGACGCTCAAGCGGCTCATCGGCAAGAGCCTGAGCAAAGACGAACTCGTCGTCGCGCTCCAGCAGTTGGGCAACGACGTTGAGGGCACCGCCAGCATCACGGCCTTCCGCTGCGAGAAGTGCGGCCAGACGACCGAGGTGCTGGAGCAGGAGAGCTTCAACGGCGCGTGCGAGTGGTGCGGCAGCAAGACGGTGGTGGACGCCGGTGTGTCGGAGGTAGTCCGTATCAGCCTGCTGCCGGTGCGGCCGGATATGTTCGATGCGGCCGGGTTGGCCCGGGCGCTGCGGGGCTACCTCGGCATTGAGATCGGCCTGCCGAAGCACCAGTTGGAGCCTTCCGGGTTGAAGGTCAAGGTGCAGCCGGGACTCGAGAGCATCCGGCCCTACATAGTCGCTTGTGTGGTGCGCGGACTGGTGATGGACGACGAGAACGTGAAGACCGTGATGAAGATGCAGGAGAACCTGCACTGGGCGCTCGGCCGCAACCGCAGGCGTGCATCAATCGGCGTCTATGACCTCGACGCGGTTGAGCCTGATTTCGAGTACTCCGCCGTCACGCCCGAAGGAGTGAAGTTTGTACCTCTGTTCGGCATGCCCGAAGGGATGGCTGAGGCGACGCCGAAGGAGATTCTCGAGAAGCACCCGAAGGGCGTCGGGTACAAGCACCTGTTGGAGAAGTTCGACAAGTGCCCGCTGCTCTCGGACGCCGGTGGAAAGGTGCTCTCGATGCCGCCCATCATTAACAGCGAGGGCACGCGGGTGACGCAGAAGACCCGGAACCTGTTCATCGACGTGACCGGGCCGGACAGGCATGCGATTGAGAAGACCATAGCTGTCATCGCCTGCGGGCTGGCCGACCTCGGCGCCAAGGTTGAAACCGTGCAGGTCGCGTATCCGGATGGCTCGAAAGACTTGACGCCGAACCTGCAGTCCCAGAAGAGGACCATTGACCCAAAGGCGATCGAACGGCTGATTGGCGTCGAGGTGCCGGACATGGTGAAGGTGCTGGAGCGGATGCGCTACGGAGCGAAGCCCGAAGCCGGCAGCCTGGTCGTGAAGATTCCGCCCTACCGTGCCGACATAATGCACGAAAACGACATCTTGGAGGACGTCGCCATCGGCTACGGATACCACAACATTGCGCCCCGGCTTGTGCCGAGCATGACCGTGGGCAGTCACCAGCCGATCGAGGAGCTTTCGACGACCGCGCGGCGCGTGATGACCGGGCTCGGATTCCTGGAAGTCATCACCCCGGTCCTGACCCACGTTGGAGAGCACTATGAGATGCTCGGGCGTTCGGAGCCGGAGCACTATGTGCGACTTGAGAATCCAATCAGCGTCGAACAGACCATGTGCCGGACGCAGCTTGTCACCGGTCTCCTGAGCACGCTACGCGTGAACACCACGCGCGAGATGCCGCAGTCCATCTTCGAGGCCGGAGACTGCTTCGAGCTGGACTCGACGGAGGAAACCGGCGTACGGGCGCGGCGCAAGCTGGCGGCCGGGAGCGCCGGGCCCAGGGTCGGCTACACCGATGCGAAGCAGGCCCTGGACGCGCTGGCGCGGGAACTTGGCCGCGGCCTGCGGTTCGAACCGCTCGAAGGCCCGACGTTCATACCCGGTCGGTGCGCCCGCGTCTTCGTCCAGCCCGGCCAATCTGCTATCTCCAATCTGAAACCTGAAATGCAGTGGGGTGTGCTGGGCGAAGTCCATCCCGCGGTCCTGGAGTCATTCGGCATTACCCAGCCGACCGTCTTGTTCGAGGTCGAGCTGAGCGTCCTGCTCTGA
- the pheS gene encoding phenylalanine--tRNA ligase subunit alpha, whose protein sequence is MTRLPEIEYRILAALDAGKALAVADIVKQTGADQSLVMAGATLLAQRELVTIAEDSQEEFSLTDEGKAAAVGFPERKALNVLKATGGAANLSELPRLLGKDDVRAEIKWLTRKGWCTRDAGVLAVSAAGEAALAAKGADESFVKRLVELGQATESELADAGFDVKAALELLKGRNELLKRKKRVSRKLSLTEPGAALKAGGIEPAVEVSQLTPELLASGTWRDVVFRKYDPALATAPKYPGKEHPLQRVIQEIRQAFFEMGFEEVASPTVDTAFWVFDALFQPQDHPAREMQDTFYVAEPKRGRLPGEHGAENGDSPMEARVEHSPVQSPFSELVERVKRTHEDGGDTGSTGWRSKWDIEKARQLVLRTHTTSASIRALAANPKPPRKVFCIGKTFRREATDQTHLAEFMQIDGIIIDEQATLATLFGTLEAFYKKMGAEEVRFRPSFFPYTEPSAEVFAKMGKLGWVEMCGSGVFRPEVTQPLGCKVPVLAWGGGVERIAMLRFGLDDIRKLYMADIDWLRQARLGG, encoded by the coding sequence ATGACTCGCCTCCCGGAAATTGAATATCGCATCCTTGCCGCGCTCGACGCGGGCAAGGCGCTCGCGGTCGCGGATATCGTGAAGCAGACCGGTGCCGACCAGTCGCTCGTGATGGCGGGTGCGACGCTGCTCGCCCAGCGGGAATTGGTCACGATCGCCGAGGATTCGCAGGAGGAGTTCAGCCTGACCGACGAAGGCAAGGCAGCAGCGGTCGGTTTCCCCGAGCGCAAGGCGCTCAACGTGCTCAAGGCGACTGGCGGCGCTGCCAACCTGTCGGAACTCCCCAGGCTGCTCGGCAAGGATGACGTCCGCGCCGAGATAAAGTGGCTGACGCGCAAGGGATGGTGTACGCGCGATGCCGGTGTGCTGGCTGTGAGCGCGGCCGGTGAGGCCGCACTCGCCGCAAAGGGAGCCGACGAGTCCTTCGTGAAGCGGCTCGTTGAGCTCGGTCAGGCTACTGAGTCTGAACTGGCAGACGCCGGCTTCGACGTGAAGGCGGCGCTCGAGCTGCTCAAGGGCAGGAACGAGCTCCTGAAGCGAAAGAAGCGTGTGAGTCGGAAACTGTCACTGACAGAGCCTGGAGCGGCGCTCAAGGCAGGCGGCATCGAGCCCGCAGTCGAGGTAAGTCAACTGACACCGGAGCTTCTCGCGTCAGGCACGTGGCGCGATGTCGTGTTCAGGAAGTACGACCCTGCTCTGGCCACCGCCCCGAAGTACCCGGGCAAGGAACACCCGTTGCAGCGAGTCATTCAGGAGATCCGGCAGGCATTCTTCGAGATGGGTTTCGAGGAGGTCGCATCGCCGACGGTTGATACTGCCTTCTGGGTCTTCGATGCCCTGTTCCAGCCTCAGGACCATCCGGCGCGGGAGATGCAGGATACGTTCTACGTGGCGGAGCCGAAGCGCGGGCGTCTGCCGGGAGAGCACGGGGCCGAAAATGGGGACAGTCCCATGGAGGCTCGCGTTGAACACTCGCCGGTACAGTCCCCATTTTCTGAGCTGGTTGAGCGGGTGAAGCGGACGCACGAGGACGGCGGTGACACCGGGTCCACCGGCTGGCGGTCCAAGTGGGACATCGAGAAGGCGCGGCAACTGGTGCTGCGCACGCATACGACCTCGGCCTCGATTCGCGCCTTGGCCGCGAACCCGAAGCCGCCGCGCAAGGTATTCTGCATCGGCAAGACCTTCCGCCGCGAGGCAACCGACCAGACTCACCTGGCCGAGTTCATGCAGATTGACGGCATCATCATCGACGAGCAGGCTACGCTCGCAACCCTGTTCGGTACACTAGAAGCCTTCTATAAGAAGATGGGCGCGGAGGAAGTCAGGTTCCGTCCGTCGTTCTTCCCCTACACCGAACCGAGCGCTGAGGTGTTTGCCAAGATGGGCAAGCTCGGCTGGGTTGAGATGTGCGGGTCCGGCGTGTTCCGGCCGGAAGTGACGCAGCCGCTTGGCTGCAAGGTCCCGGTTCTGGCCTGGGGTGGCGGGGTCGAGCGGATTGCCATGCTGCGGTTCGGGCTCGACGATATCCGCAAGCTGTACATGGCGGATATTGACTGGCTGAGACAAGCGAGGCTTGGAGGATGA